The following is a genomic window from Serratia ficaria.
TCGACCTACCCTAATCCGCATATCTCCGTCGGCCAGGCGTTCCTGGTGGAAACGGTGATCACCGCCATCCTGATGTGTCTGATCCTGGCCCTGACCGACGACGGCAACGGCATTCCGCGCGGCCCGCTGGCGCCGCTGCTGATCGGTCTTCTGATTGCGGTCATCGGCGCCTCTATGGGACCATTGACCGGCTTTGCGTTGAACCCGGCGCGCGACTTCGGCCCGAAACTGTTCGCTTACCTGGCCGGCTGGGGCAAAGTGGCCTTTACCGGCGCCCGCGACATCCCGTACTTCCTGGTGCCGATCTTTGGCCCAATCATCGGCGCAGGCCTGGGTGCCTTCGGCTACCGCGCACTGATTGGCCGCCATCTGCCTTGCGACGTCTGCGTAACGGATGAAGAGTCCGCCGCCAAGACCCAGCAGCGCAAAGCGTGATTGGCGCAGTTTTAACCGGTTAACAACAGCAGGACTAAGATCATGACAGTAGAAAAAAAATACATTGTCGCTCTCGACCAGGGGACCACCAGCTCTCGCGCCGTCGTGCTCGATCACGATGCCAACATCGTTGCGGTGTCGCAGCGTGAATTCACCCAGATTTACCCGAAAGCCGGCTGGGTTGAACACGACCCGATGGAGATCTGGTCATCGCAAAGCTCCACCCTGGTGGAAGTGCTGGCGAAAGCCGACATCAATTCCGACCAGATCGCCGGCATCGGCATCACCAACCAGCGCGAAACCACCATCGTCTGGGAAAAAGAGACCGGCAAACCCATTTACAACGCCATCGTCTGGCAGTGCCGCCGCACCGCCGAGATCTGCGAGAAGCTCAAGCGCGACGGTCTGGAAGAGTATATTCGTCACAACACCGGTCTGGTGGTTGACCCTTACTTCTCCGGCACCAAGGTCAAGTGGATCCTGGACAACGTGGAAGGCGCCCGCGAGCGCGCCAAGCGCGGCGAGCTGCTGTTCGGCACCGTCGACACCTGGCTGGTGTGGAAGATGACCCAGGGGCGGGTGCATGTCACCGATTACACCAACGCCTCGCGCACCATGATGTTCAACATCCATGAGCTGGACTGGGACGAACGCATGCTGGAAGTGCTGGATATCCCGCGCGCCATGCTG
Proteins encoded in this region:
- a CDS encoding MIP/aquaporin family protein, coding for MSQTTSPTLKGQCIAEFLGTALLIFFGVGCVAALKLAGASFGQWEISIIWGLGVAMAIYMTAAISGAHLNPAVTLALWLFACFDGRKVLPYILAQIAGAFCAAALVYGLYYNLFFDFEAAHHMVRGSNESLDLAGIFSTYPNPHISVGQAFLVETVITAILMCLILALTDDGNGIPRGPLAPLLIGLLIAVIGASMGPLTGFALNPARDFGPKLFAYLAGWGKVAFTGARDIPYFLVPIFGPIIGAGLGAFGYRALIGRHLPCDVCVTDEESAAKTQQRKA